The Myxococcales bacterium region GAAGGCGTCACCGCGATCTAGCGTGACGCGCTCCGAGACAGGCGCAGCGCAAACCCCAAGGGCGGCACCACGACAGGGCCGCCCTCGATGGTACGAGCATCGGCGCCAGCGTCAGCGCCGACGAGCGACCCGTCGGGGCCGCCACCATCGCTCGCGGTCGGGGCACCGACCAGCGAGTCGACGTCGAGGCAGCCACCTAGGAGGAGCAGCGCGAGGAGACGCCACCCTTGCCGCATGGCTTCAGTGTCGCACAGCCAAATGGGAGAGGCGATGGTTTGGCTGAAGCGGTGGCGCACACGTTCCAGCCCGCTGTCGGTCGTCGGCCTCAGTCGAAGATCTTTCCAGGATTCATGACGTTGTTCGGGTCGAGCGCGGCCTTGACGGCGCGCATGACCGACAGCTCTTCGGGCGAGCGAGTGAACGACAGGTACGGCTTCTTCAAGAGGCCGATGCCGTGTTCGGCCGAGATGGACCCTCGGTGCCGTTGCACCAAACGGAACATGTCACCGTCGACGTCCTTCGTCTTCGCCAAGAAGTCGTCCTTCGCCATCGCGTCGGGCTTCATGATGTTCACGTGCAAGTTGCCGTCTCCGATGTGACCGAAGAGGCAGATTTCCCAGCCCGGATAGCGCGAAGCCATGAGCTCTTCGAGCGCCGTCGTGAACGGCAAGAGCTCGGCGATGGGGAGCGAGATGTCGTTCTTGTGCGGGAACCCCGTCGCCGAGAGGCTCTCACTGATCCCTTCGCGCAGCGTCCAAAGTTGGGCCGCTTCGCCGCCGTGTTGCGCCATGACGCCGTCGTTCGCGAGGCCTCGCTCGAAGACGTCGGCGACCCATGCCTCGAGCGCCGCGCGCTCGGCCGTCTCGACCTCGAGGAGGACGAAGTGGGAGTGCGGCTCGCCAAAGGGCGATGCGACGTTGCGGTGCCGCATGAGCCGCGACAGGCACGCGTCCGTGAAACACTCGTAAGCCGAGATCGTGAACGGGCCCTTGCGGGCCGCGGAAAAGAGCGTCAGCACCGCCGTGAGATCGGCGACAGCGAAGAGCATCACGTCGAGGGCTTCGGGAATGCGCGTCAGCTTGAGCGTCGCCGCGGTGACGATGCCGAGCGTGCCCTCGGAGCCGATGAAGAGCTGACGCAAATCGAGCCCGCTGTTGTTCTTCTCCAGGGAGCCGCCGGGCGCGATGAGCTCGCCGTTCGGGAGCACGACCTCGAGGCCAAGCACCCACTGGCGCGTAAGCCCGTAGCGAATGACCTTCACGCCGCCAGCGTTGGTGGCGATGTTGCCGCCGACGGTGCTGGAGCCCTTCGAGGCAAAGTCGACAGGCCACGTGAGCCCGTGCGGCTTCGTGTGCTCGTGGACCGCCTCGGTGATCGCGCCAGCCTCGACTCGCAACGTCGCGCCAACCGTGTCGACCTCACCCATGGCGCGCATCCGCGAGAGGGACACGACGAGCTCGCCTCGCGCCGCAACCGCGCCGGCGGCGAGGCCCGTGCGGCCGCCCGAAGGGACGAGCGCGACCTTGTTTTCGTTAGCCCAACGAACGACGGTCGCGACGTCGCTCGCTGACGATGGCAGCGCTACGGCGCAGGGGGCCGGCTCGTGGACCTTGGTCCAGTCGCGGCCGTAGGTGACAAGATCCCCGGCCTCGCGCGAGAGCGTACCCGGCGGCAAGTGTCGTTCGAGGGCATCCAGCAGCAGCGCAACCGACATGGGCCGAGCAGCTTAGGCGTCTTCAGCTCGAAGCGGAACGGCTGGGTTCGGCTCCCGGTGGTAGTCTCTGGCGTCCTTCGAAGGAGACCCTCCTATGCAGCGTGCGCTCAATTTCAACGCCGGTCCCGCCACGCTTCCTCTCGCCGCCCTCGAGCGCGCCAGAGACGAGCTGCTCGACTTCGCGGGCACTGGCATGAGCGTCATGGAGCACAGCCACCGCGGGAAGGAGTACGAAGCGGTCCACGACGAGGCGCTGGCGCTGCTGCGCGAGATCTTCGCCGTGCCGGCCTCCCACGAGATCGTGTTCCTCCAGGGCGGCGCGACGCAGGCCTTCGCGACGATCCCCATGAACTTCCTCCGCCCCGGCGAGTCGGCCGACGTGCTCGTCAACGGCGCTTGGGGTGAGAAGGCCATGAGCGAAGGCACGCCGGCTGCGAAGCTCGTCGGCGCGAATCTCCGCGTCGCCGCCACGACCGTGGAGTCCGACAAGTCTTACCGGCGCGTGCCGCGCGAGGACGAACTCAAGCTCGACGGTGCGGCCGTCTATCGGCACGTAACCAGCAACGAGACCATCCACGGCATTCAGTTCCATGAGATGCCGGCGCTCGGCGACACGGTCATCTGTGACATGTCGAGCGATTTTGGCTGGCGCCCCGTCGACGTGAGCCGCTACGCGATGATCTACGCGGGGGCGCAGAAGAACTTGGGGCCGAGCGGCGTCGCCATCGCGATGATTCGCAGAGATCTCCTAGACCGGGCCGGCGCTGCGCTGCCGAAGATCTTCTCATTCAAGACCATCGCTGAGAACAAGTCGCTCTACAACACGGCGCCCACCTTCGCGATCTACCTCGTTCGCAATGTCCTCTCGTGGGTGAAGAGCGAAGGCGGCCTCCCGGCCATGGAGAAGCGGAACCGCGAGAAGGCCGCGCTCGTCTACGGCGCCATCGACGCGCGATCTGACTTTTATCGCTGCCCCGTGGACGCGGCGTCGCGCTCCGTGATGAACGTCGTCTTCCGCTTGCCGACCCCGGAGCTCGAAGACCGCTTCGTCGCGGAGGCCAAGAAGGCGCGCATGGTAGGCCTCAAGGGCCACCGCAGCGTCGGCGGTGTCCGCGTGTCCCTCTACAACGCCGTCAGCGTCGAGTGGGCAAAGGCGCTCGCCGACTTCATGAAAACGTTCGGAGGCTGAGCGGACCGCCGAGCGCTCGGCATTGGGCCGCGCCCAGCGCTAGCCTTTCTGCGCGGCTCGCTCAGTCCGCTTCGTTGGTCATGCTCGGGCGGGCCACTGTGTAGTTGCCCTCTTCGAGATCCCTCGCGAACTGCGCGAACCAGTCGTGGAAGCTCCGCGCGACCACGCTGCGATGCCCGTCGCGGGTCCACAGGATGATCTGCGCGACGGAACCGCCGGGGCCTGGGTCGAGGTCGATGCAGTAATGCTCGCCGGCGCCCATGGTGGTGATGGGAATCCATCGCGGGTTCCAGAAGTCGTCCTTCACGCCCTCCGCCGGCTCGGGCATTACGTCGAAGGTGCCTTCGTCGTACTGCTGCTTGTAGCCGCGCCACGCCGCTGTGATGTGCGAGAGGCGCAGGAGCTCATGGCCCGCGACGAGGCCGTAGCCCGCGGTGGCTTGGTCGAGGGCCTGACCGTTGTGGATGGCGTAGGCTTCGCGCATCTCGTCGGGCAGCGTCACGCCGAGGATCTCCTCGGCGCGCTGAATCTCCGGCAAGGTGGCCCCGGGCAAGAGCGTCTCGAGGACCCCCGCCACGTTGGCACCGAGCCAGAGCTCGATCTTTTGCCACTGCTCCTTCATCTCGCGACCGACGATCGGCTCCGGCTCGCCCTACTACTTCTTCTTGGGGCCGGCGGCGCTGAGGGCGCGTTCGATGGCTTCCGCGACTTCGCTCGTCACCTGGCCGCCGTGGGCCCAGCGATCGGCTTTGAGGAGCGTGGTCTGCGCGACCTTGGCGAGCTTCGAGCGCCTGGCGCGGCTGAGCGTCTGGAAGCGCTTCTGCGCGTCCGTGATCTGGGCTTTGATGGAGGGGGACAAATGGCCGCGCATCGAGGTCTCCGTGAGGCCGGCTTGGCAAGAGGCCGCCGGACCGGTGCAGGGTAAGGGCAAAGGGCCTAGCTAGTCCAGGTCGTCCCGATGCGACGCCGCAGAGCGATGGCTTCGCCGCTCATGGCGTAGCGGCAAACGTCGCCGCCAAAGGCGTGCTCCAGGAAGCTCCCGAGGCAGCGGGGCCCCGGCACCTCGGTTGCGCGGGCGAGGCCCGGATCGAGGGTTCGTAGGTCCTCCAGGGTCGCCAGAACGTCACCCGTCAGCAGCATGGCAGACCGGACCTCGGCGCGCGCCAGTGCATGAATGAAGGGCTCCATGGGGACGAGCCGCCCGTCGGGCGACGTCAGGTGAACGGCGAGCTCTTCGAGGAGCTTCTTCTGCTTGCGTCCAATGGAGCGAGCCACGAGCGGTTCGTAGTGCGCGACGAGCTTGGTCGCGAGGACGTCGAGGTCGTCGCCGCCGTACCCTGGGACCACCTGCCTCGCGCAAGCCACGACATACGCCTCGACGTGGGGAGCGGGCAGCTCTTCGAGCCATGGCGCCCCGAGCGAGATGCGCGTGAGAGCGCGCCCAAGGGCCGCGAGCTGCACCGGCTCGGGCGCCTCGGCGAGGCTCAGCGGCGCGACGATCCAGAGCGTGTCCTGCGCCAAGACGCGCGTCCGAGCGACGGCGTGGGTCACGACGAGCTCGATGTCCGCGAGGCCGAGCGTGTCGAGCAGGCGGTCGAGCAACGCGCGCGTCGGGTGCCGCTCCGCGACGAGATGCGATCGCGCGAGGAGAGCCCGAGCTCGGCGACGTCGGCGCGC contains the following coding sequences:
- the serC gene encoding 3-phosphoserine/phosphohydroxythreonine transaminase, whose protein sequence is MQRALNFNAGPATLPLAALERARDELLDFAGTGMSVMEHSHRGKEYEAVHDEALALLREIFAVPASHEIVFLQGGATQAFATIPMNFLRPGESADVLVNGAWGEKAMSEGTPAAKLVGANLRVAATTVESDKSYRRVPREDELKLDGAAVYRHVTSNETIHGIQFHEMPALGDTVICDMSSDFGWRPVDVSRYAMIYAGAQKNLGPSGVAIAMIRRDLLDRAGAALPKIFSFKTIAENKSLYNTAPTFAIYLVRNVLSWVKSEGGLPAMEKRNREKAALVYGAIDARSDFYRCPVDAASRSVMNVVFRLPTPELEDRFVAEAKKARMVGLKGHRSVGGVRVSLYNAVSVEWAKALADFMKTFGG
- a CDS encoding FAD-binding oxidoreductase codes for the protein MSVALLLDALERHLPPGTLSREAGDLVTYGRDWTKVHEPAPCAVALPSSASDVATVVRWANENKVALVPSGGRTGLAAGAVAARGELVVSLSRMRAMGEVDTVGATLRVEAGAITEAVHEHTKPHGLTWPVDFASKGSSTVGGNIATNAGGVKVIRYGLTRQWVLGLEVVLPNGELIAPGGSLEKNNSGLDLRQLFIGSEGTLGIVTAATLKLTRIPEALDVMLFAVADLTAVLTLFSAARKGPFTISAYECFTDACLSRLMRHRNVASPFGEPHSHFVLLEVETAERAALEAWVADVFERGLANDGVMAQHGGEAAQLWTLREGISESLSATGFPHKNDISLPIAELLPFTTALEELMASRYPGWEICLFGHIGDGNLHVNIMKPDAMAKDDFLAKTKDVDGDMFRLVQRHRGSISAEHGIGLLKKPYLSFTRSPEELSVMRAVKAALDPNNVMNPGKIFD
- a CDS encoding SMI1/KNR4 family protein, giving the protein MKEQWQKIELWLGANVAGVLETLLPGATLPEIQRAEEILGVTLPDEMREAYAIHNGQALDQATAGYGLVAGHELLRLSHITAAWRGYKQQYDEGTFDVMPEPAEGVKDDFWNPRWIPITTMGAGEHYCIDLDPGPGGSVAQIILWTRDGHRSVVARSFHDWFAQFARDLEEGNYTVARPSMTNEAD